A genome region from Paracoccus stylophorae includes the following:
- a CDS encoding Crp/Fnr family transcriptional regulator — protein MGHESSCLVAKLSHYVTLTDADREKLATFEKTERSFAGGTEIHQGGDENRELYVVKRGWAFSYTDLPDGRRQIVKIHHPGDVIGFPDVALKHTTTTLRTVEDVCLCPFPKSALDLILREAPRLSALLLSIALRDQVVFIDVLRAMGRMSAREKIAYMLLDLIARLRITNPGMTDTFRLPMNQGQIADYLGLTNVYVSKTFIRLEQDGLIRRHDGYVQILAEEQMIALTDFQDRYAQMDTSWFPQA, from the coding sequence ATGGGTCACGAGTCGAGTTGTCTGGTCGCCAAGCTGTCGCATTATGTCACGCTGACCGATGCCGACCGCGAAAAGCTGGCCACGTTCGAAAAGACCGAACGCAGCTTTGCCGGCGGGACCGAGATCCATCAGGGCGGCGACGAGAATCGCGAACTTTACGTCGTGAAACGCGGCTGGGCGTTCAGCTATACCGACCTGCCCGACGGGCGGCGCCAGATCGTCAAGATCCATCATCCGGGCGATGTCATCGGCTTTCCCGATGTCGCGCTGAAACACACCACGACCACGCTGCGCACGGTCGAGGATGTGTGCCTGTGCCCGTTTCCGAAATCCGCGCTTGACCTGATCCTGCGCGAGGCGCCGCGCCTGTCGGCCTTGTTGCTGTCCATCGCGCTGCGCGATCAGGTGGTGTTCATCGACGTGCTGCGCGCGATGGGACGGATGAGCGCGCGGGAAAAGATCGCCTATATGCTTCTGGACCTGATCGCGCGGCTGCGCATCACCAACCCCGGCATGACCGACACGTTCCGGCTGCCGATGAACCAGGGCCAGATCGCGGATTATCTGGGCCTGACCAATGTCTATGTCAGCAAGACCTTCATCCGGCTGGAACAGGACGGGCTGATCCGGCGGCACGACGGGTATGTGCAGATCCTGGCCGAGGAGCAGATGATCGCGCTGACGGATTTTCAGGACCGTTACGCGCAGATGGACACGTCGTGGTTTCCGCAGGCCTGA